The Nitrospirales bacterium genome includes a window with the following:
- the smc gene encoding chromosome segregation protein SMC produces MHLQTVIVDGFKSFAEAKIDFPQGVTAIVGPNGTGKSNIVDALLWSLGEQSPKSLRTERMEDVIFNGTEVRKPMNMVEVSTVFGGVTEQELEALSALGDALGQSTEIMITRRLYRDGESEYSINKIPCRLKDIRSLLWASRAGSKGHTVIEQGNIDQLLSASPLERREFIEETAGIIRYKKQKAEALRKLDSTEQNLFRVRDILTEVQRQLRSLERQARQAQHYQDLQQEAKALEIQLLKWECRQLRTQQDLIERELQESEDRELAHVTEEQRVMAEQENVTLSLSKTGESVSESREQLREVEQAMAHALTTMEVLRNQLEHYEEQHEHALKERSRVREASDQSHGLTEAKKARLSQIQSEIETLEASVVDGKERYETLIEQRSVSAQGRDRLRQLLVDLAVQKTNIQNRTKSMEEQQGGLLRRLERLLAELTETETQQTRLSAENQEFRQQREVLSDAYEQLQTKQKEMELDLQTLVGEQEELDSRLQTRRTVIAGLESEIRALRAVVQEELGYGPTGEIDESSIRGVCHEVVEAFAERMVVQEHVEKAIEVALGDRLKAWVVGSPDDALQAIRTLKGQSLGRGSFVSLTSGTVASTHPPMWRQALHEETAIKGAAIEFVQVPDALQSVTSIFLENVYIVETLEAGLHIMETHEWFHGRGPILVTPDGEMIQSSGVMTGGMLGEFDGVLRRRGEISRLEAQSEELEGALREDERRRNVIVTERDAIQSQLHELRQSIRETEVRLLSVRQEESVRTNALPELTRRVELIRAERSSEEGEVGRLRRESALLQEQLREVEGTLGQREQELQEASQGLIDLEAEVDELQKYMTETRMSLSTLLAQRSHEQSDLARLRDEEQARAVRLQELDQHLEQLFLQTRQSRDERLRQEEMFEKADEKKTGIEASLTTLQEHYDHVVEQSRMFDRHISDIRKQLSETLKVRSGIEVRMAEVRTKLTTVQETLTATYELSLDALDEEEGGERQPEPGAQPASSEQDEEGILDDPSEQWKEQLQLVRGKLARMGPINLAAIDEHQELQERCQFLTAQEADLTASIQSLQEIIQRLNQTTSKLFTETFQSIQIKFNEVFSALFAGGRAELILVEPEVEEGETARTDAGVDIVAQPPGKRLKNLSMLSGGEKTMTVLALLFASFLIKPSPFCILDEVDAPLDEANVGRFGQFLTQMAERSQFIIITHNKRTMEIADSLFGVTMEQPGVSKLVSVRLNELQKVS; encoded by the coding sequence ATGCATCTCCAGACCGTCATCGTTGATGGCTTTAAGTCATTTGCCGAGGCCAAAATCGACTTTCCCCAAGGCGTGACTGCTATCGTCGGGCCGAATGGGACGGGGAAAAGTAATATCGTGGATGCATTGTTGTGGTCGTTAGGCGAGCAAAGCCCAAAATCTCTGCGCACGGAACGGATGGAAGATGTCATTTTTAATGGAACGGAAGTGCGAAAACCGATGAATATGGTGGAAGTCTCGACGGTATTCGGGGGCGTCACCGAACAGGAGCTGGAGGCCTTGTCTGCCTTAGGAGATGCGTTAGGCCAATCGACCGAAATCATGATCACTCGACGACTCTATCGGGATGGGGAAAGCGAGTATTCCATCAATAAAATTCCTTGTCGTTTGAAAGACATCCGGAGCCTATTGTGGGCATCGAGAGCCGGAAGCAAAGGGCATACGGTGATCGAACAGGGGAATATCGATCAGCTTTTGAGCGCGTCACCGCTCGAGCGACGTGAATTTATCGAAGAAACCGCCGGCATTATTCGTTATAAAAAACAGAAGGCCGAGGCCCTACGAAAACTCGACTCGACGGAACAGAATTTGTTTCGCGTCCGAGACATTCTCACGGAAGTTCAACGTCAACTTCGTTCGTTAGAACGTCAGGCCAGACAGGCTCAGCACTATCAGGATCTCCAGCAGGAAGCCAAGGCTTTAGAGATTCAGCTGTTGAAATGGGAATGTCGGCAACTCCGGACTCAGCAAGACCTGATCGAACGGGAACTTCAGGAGTCCGAGGATCGCGAACTGGCCCACGTGACTGAAGAACAGCGTGTCATGGCCGAGCAAGAAAACGTCACCCTTTCCCTCTCAAAGACCGGTGAGTCGGTGTCAGAAAGCCGCGAGCAGCTCCGCGAGGTCGAGCAGGCCATGGCGCATGCCTTGACGACGATGGAGGTGTTACGGAATCAGCTCGAACATTATGAGGAACAGCACGAGCACGCGTTGAAAGAGCGGAGTCGGGTCAGGGAAGCGTCCGATCAATCACACGGTTTGACCGAAGCCAAGAAGGCACGATTGTCACAGATTCAATCTGAGATCGAAACCCTGGAAGCATCGGTCGTCGATGGAAAGGAGCGGTATGAGACTTTGATCGAACAGCGGTCTGTTTCGGCGCAGGGTCGCGACCGTCTTCGGCAGCTACTCGTTGATCTGGCGGTTCAAAAGACCAACATTCAGAATCGCACCAAGAGCATGGAAGAACAGCAAGGAGGTCTTCTGCGGCGCCTTGAACGCTTGTTAGCTGAATTGACGGAGACCGAAACCCAACAGACTCGACTGTCCGCCGAAAATCAAGAATTTCGTCAACAGCGAGAAGTATTGTCGGATGCCTATGAGCAGCTCCAGACCAAACAAAAGGAAATGGAACTGGACCTTCAAACGCTCGTCGGGGAGCAGGAAGAACTTGATTCGCGTCTTCAGACGAGACGAACCGTGATCGCTGGGCTTGAATCAGAGATTCGGGCGTTACGGGCGGTTGTTCAGGAAGAATTAGGGTACGGGCCAACCGGTGAAATCGACGAATCCTCCATCCGTGGGGTCTGCCATGAAGTTGTCGAAGCGTTTGCTGAACGCATGGTAGTCCAAGAGCACGTTGAAAAAGCCATAGAAGTGGCGTTGGGTGACCGTCTCAAGGCCTGGGTGGTCGGGAGTCCGGATGATGCGTTGCAGGCGATTCGGACGTTGAAAGGGCAGTCGCTGGGACGAGGCAGTTTCGTGTCTTTGACCAGCGGGACCGTCGCATCAACCCACCCGCCGATGTGGCGGCAGGCTTTGCATGAAGAAACGGCCATCAAAGGTGCGGCCATAGAGTTCGTGCAAGTGCCAGATGCGTTACAGTCCGTCACCTCGATTTTTCTGGAGAATGTCTATATCGTCGAAACCCTTGAAGCGGGCCTCCATATCATGGAAACGCATGAGTGGTTCCATGGGCGTGGTCCCATACTCGTGACCCCGGACGGTGAAATGATTCAATCATCAGGGGTCATGACCGGTGGAATGTTAGGGGAGTTTGATGGAGTTTTGCGGAGGCGTGGTGAAATTAGCCGGCTGGAGGCTCAATCCGAGGAATTAGAAGGAGCTCTACGGGAGGATGAACGTCGGAGAAATGTCATCGTCACGGAACGGGATGCGATTCAATCTCAATTGCACGAATTGCGACAATCCATCCGTGAGACGGAAGTGCGGCTTCTGTCTGTGCGGCAAGAAGAAAGCGTTCGAACCAACGCGTTGCCGGAACTCACGCGACGCGTGGAATTGATTCGTGCCGAACGTAGCTCTGAAGAAGGAGAAGTCGGGAGGTTGCGAAGAGAGTCTGCTCTCCTGCAGGAGCAATTACGAGAAGTCGAAGGGACACTTGGACAGCGGGAACAAGAACTTCAAGAGGCCTCGCAGGGTTTGATCGATCTAGAGGCAGAAGTGGATGAACTTCAAAAGTACATGACGGAAACCCGCATGAGTTTGAGCACGCTGTTGGCGCAACGTTCCCACGAACAGAGTGACTTAGCGCGCCTGCGGGATGAAGAACAAGCTAGGGCTGTCAGATTGCAGGAATTAGATCAACATCTTGAGCAACTTTTCCTTCAAACGAGACAGAGCCGAGATGAACGTCTTCGTCAGGAAGAAATGTTTGAAAAAGCTGACGAGAAAAAGACCGGCATCGAAGCGTCATTAACTACGCTTCAGGAGCATTATGACCATGTCGTCGAGCAGTCGCGCATGTTCGACCGACATATTTCGGACATTCGTAAGCAGTTGTCGGAAACGCTCAAGGTTCGAAGTGGGATAGAAGTGCGAATGGCCGAAGTTCGTACCAAATTAACCACGGTGCAAGAGACGCTAACGGCCACCTATGAATTATCTCTCGATGCGCTGGACGAGGAAGAAGGCGGAGAACGGCAGCCTGAACCTGGTGCTCAGCCAGCATCTAGCGAACAGGATGAAGAGGGTATTCTCGATGATCCTTCAGAGCAGTGGAAAGAGCAATTACAGCTCGTCAGAGGAAAATTAGCGCGAATGGGGCCGATAAACCTTGCCGCGATCGATGAACATCAGGAATTGCAAGAACGGTGTCAATTTCTCACGGCTCAAGAAGCGGACTTGACCGCATCTATCCAGTCACTCCAAGAGATTATTCAACGGTTGAACCAGACCACGAGTAAATTATTCACGGAAACGTTTCAAAGTATCCAGATCAAGTTTAACGAGGTGTTTTCCGCATTGTTCGCAGGGGGACGAGCCGAGCTTATTCTCGTGGAGCCTGAAGTCGAGGAAGGGGAGACAGCCCGAACAGATGCTGGCGTGGATATTGTCGCGCAGCCTCCCGGCAAACGTCTGAAAAATTTGTCGATGTTGTCTGGCGGGGAAAAAACCATGACCGTGTTGGCTTTGTTGTTTGCGAGTTTCCTGATTAAGCCCTCTCCCTTCTGTATCCTCGATGAGGTTGATGCTCCGTTGGATGAAGCCAATGTGGGTCGTTTTGGGCAGTTCTTAACGCAAATGGCTGAGCGATCTCAATTTATCATCATCACTCATAATAAACGTACCATGGAAATCGCCGATTCCCTTTTTGGCGTAACCATGGAGCAGCCCGGTGTGTCAAAGTTGGTTTCAGTCCGGCTGAATGAACTGCAGAAAGTATCCTGA
- a CDS encoding mechanosensitive ion channel family protein, with the protein MEASSLDSVKNFIEQVVVVWNAGVLGTSVGEILTAIGIFYVFLMLRHLCSRLVMKIAWKLTQRTETAIDDQLLEAVKKPLEFMFVVIGLYVASQTVHVSEAVEVVFSRIIRSLIAFTIFWGLYRAIYPLSLILDQAIGFFDDSSMHETMQEFFVKFSKFIIVCLGVAAIIQEWGFNVVALLGSLGLVGMAVALGAQDFIKNMFAGLTIFLDRMFEKGNWIQTPDIDGTVEHIGFRATKVRRFDKALVTIPNSKLANEALINFSRMTQRRIYWKIGVEYRTTREQLQDIIHDISEYVHSNPLFETDPEKTKTFVFLDSFGASSIDIMLYCFTKTTKWGEWLAVKEELAYKIKAIVEGHGTGFAFPSTSVYVETLPFGTPEAFPVPEGEGKPEKSTRT; encoded by the coding sequence ATGGAGGCTTCTTCATTGGATAGCGTAAAGAATTTTATCGAGCAGGTTGTCGTCGTCTGGAATGCCGGGGTGTTGGGGACGAGTGTCGGAGAAATCCTCACGGCAATTGGAATCTTCTATGTATTTTTAATGTTACGTCATCTCTGTTCCAGGCTTGTGATGAAGATTGCTTGGAAGTTGACACAACGAACAGAGACGGCGATTGATGACCAGCTTCTGGAGGCGGTGAAGAAGCCCTTGGAGTTTATGTTTGTGGTGATTGGGCTGTATGTGGCCAGTCAGACGGTTCACGTTTCTGAAGCTGTGGAGGTGGTTTTTTCCAGGATCATTCGCTCGCTGATTGCTTTCACGATTTTTTGGGGGCTCTATCGTGCGATTTACCCGCTGTCACTCATTCTTGATCAGGCTATTGGCTTTTTTGACGACTCGAGCATGCATGAGACCATGCAAGAGTTTTTTGTCAAATTCTCCAAATTCATTATTGTGTGTTTAGGGGTGGCTGCCATTATTCAAGAATGGGGATTCAACGTGGTTGCCTTACTCGGAAGTCTCGGGCTCGTCGGCATGGCGGTAGCGCTGGGGGCACAAGACTTTATTAAAAATATGTTTGCGGGCCTCACCATCTTTCTGGATCGAATGTTTGAGAAGGGTAATTGGATTCAGACGCCCGACATTGATGGCACTGTGGAACACATTGGGTTTCGTGCGACAAAAGTTCGCCGTTTTGATAAGGCTTTGGTGACGATTCCCAACAGCAAGCTCGCGAACGAAGCGCTGATTAATTTCTCTCGAATGACGCAACGGCGTATTTATTGGAAGATCGGGGTGGAATATCGCACGACTCGCGAGCAATTGCAGGATATCATTCATGATATCTCCGAGTACGTGCATTCGAACCCTCTTTTTGAAACTGACCCCGAGAAAACCAAAACGTTCGTGTTTCTCGACTCATTCGGTGCGTCAAGCATCGACATTATGCTCTATTGTTTTACGAAAACAACGAAATGGGGAGAATGGTTGGCAGTGAAGGAAGAGCTGGCGTACAAGATTAAAGCAATCGTGGAGGGACACGGAACGGGGTTCGCATTTCCTTCTACTTCTGTATATGTGGAGACGCTCCCGTTTGGGACTCCTGAAGCCTTTCCTGTCCCGGAGGGTGAGGGGAAACCGGAGAAGTCAACAAGGACATGA
- a CDS encoding YfhL family 4Fe-4S dicluster ferredoxin has protein sequence MSLLITEECINCGACLPECPNEAIFETRSAAEEAGNQVGEGQGDGDTVYVITYERCTECVGHFDEPQCAAVCPVDDCCISDPDIPETTEALLEKARQLNPDKEIDPEKVWSGVRN, from the coding sequence ATGTCATTGCTTATCACTGAAGAATGTATTAATTGTGGGGCGTGCCTCCCTGAATGCCCAAATGAAGCCATATTCGAAACACGAAGCGCGGCTGAGGAAGCGGGCAACCAGGTAGGGGAAGGTCAGGGAGATGGCGATACGGTTTATGTCATCACCTACGAACGCTGCACGGAATGCGTCGGACATTTTGATGAACCCCAATGCGCTGCCGTGTGCCCTGTCGATGATTGCTGTATTTCCGACCCGGACATTCCTGAAACAACGGAAGCGCTCCTAGAAAAAGCCCGCCAGTTAAACCCGGACAAAGAAATCGACCCTGAAAAGGTTTGGAGCGGGGTAAGAAATTAA
- a CDS encoding 4'-phosphopantetheinyl transferase superfamily protein — protein sequence MSALPETLKFAQGPHGKPFLTNPTTPCYQFNVSHSHHHALYAVAVEREVGIDIEYHRRPLELHALIRRICSPAEQMVFSTLSPPEFERCFFACWTRKEAYLKATGKGMSIPLSSITVSLPPSECTTLIHVQGADQESLYWSMDNLFIEPDYSASLVVYGSQDYSISRFEWSWDALNP from the coding sequence GTGAGTGCCCTTCCGGAAACCCTGAAGTTTGCACAGGGGCCCCATGGTAAACCTTTTCTCACCAATCCTACCACTCCCTGTTATCAGTTCAATGTCAGCCATTCACACCATCATGCACTGTACGCTGTCGCAGTAGAGAGAGAAGTCGGCATTGACATTGAGTACCATCGTCGCCCTCTTGAACTGCATGCGCTGATCCGACGCATTTGCTCTCCAGCCGAACAGATGGTGTTTTCAACGCTCTCGCCCCCTGAATTCGAGCGGTGCTTTTTTGCATGTTGGACGAGAAAAGAAGCCTACCTCAAAGCCACAGGTAAGGGAATGAGCATTCCTTTGTCATCGATTACCGTTTCCTTACCGCCCTCGGAATGCACCACACTCATTCATGTACAAGGAGCCGACCAGGAAAGCCTCTACTGGTCAATGGATAACCTCTTCATCGAACCGGATTATTCCGCCTCGCTGGTCGTGTATGGCTCACAGGACTATTCTATTTCACGTTTCGAGTGGTCCTGGGACGCTCTGAACCCCTAA
- a CDS encoding DMT family transporter — translation MSVKTPAVAYASLTTAAVVWGGSVVAQKVALGPFSPVEVSVLRGFGALLILFPLWLWRERCITFTGRDIGVFAILGLTVLANHLLVLFGLNFIGAGAAGIIIGAGPAITAFLSSVILRDLPFRQVWVGCTVSFVGVLLVSGTNGSAEWGGSPLLGGSLILLSLVSWALYTIGSRRVMERFSSLTVNWTTLLISLLLQIPLLTINQKVFSSGVEVVPLSGWLALFYVIVFATALGQQAWLYGVEGVGPARAGIFVNVIPVSALILSFFILNESIGWIDVLGISFILTGVWLVNRQSAV, via the coding sequence ATGTCAGTTAAAACACCCGCAGTCGCGTATGCGTCTCTCACGACGGCCGCAGTCGTCTGGGGTGGATCTGTCGTGGCGCAAAAAGTGGCGCTCGGACCATTTTCTCCTGTCGAGGTTTCGGTGCTACGAGGGTTCGGGGCGTTGCTCATCTTATTTCCACTCTGGTTATGGCGTGAGCGTTGTATCACGTTTACTGGCCGGGATATTGGCGTGTTTGCTATCCTCGGCCTCACGGTCTTAGCCAATCATCTTCTGGTCCTGTTTGGGTTAAATTTTATAGGAGCAGGAGCGGCCGGCATCATTATCGGCGCCGGTCCGGCCATAACGGCGTTTTTGTCATCGGTCATTCTCCGTGACCTTCCCTTCCGGCAAGTTTGGGTTGGCTGTACGGTGTCTTTTGTGGGAGTCTTGCTTGTATCGGGGACGAATGGTTCGGCAGAGTGGGGAGGAAGTCCTTTATTGGGCGGGAGCTTGATTCTCCTCTCGCTCGTCAGTTGGGCGCTCTATACCATCGGTAGCCGGCGAGTCATGGAACGGTTTTCATCGTTAACTGTCAACTGGACGACGCTGTTGATTTCCCTTCTTCTCCAGATTCCTCTCTTGACCATCAACCAAAAAGTGTTTTCGAGTGGTGTGGAGGTTGTGCCGCTTTCAGGGTGGCTGGCGCTTTTCTACGTGATCGTGTTCGCGACGGCTCTTGGCCAACAAGCTTGGTTATACGGGGTGGAAGGCGTCGGCCCCGCACGGGCCGGTATATTCGTGAATGTGATCCCGGTTTCTGCCCTGATCTTGTCATTTTTCATTCTGAATGAGTCCATAGGTTGGATTGATGTGCTCGGTATCAGTTTTATCCTGACGGGAGTATGGCTGGTCAATCGACAGTCAGCCGTGTAA
- a CDS encoding nuclear transport factor 2 family protein: MLEQRIEEVTHANDVFYRSFENLDISAMDGIWAHQEYVTCIHPGWSIRVGWPAVRDSWVVIFNNTFSMKFDLTELQVQVAADVAWVICTENITSRVGESDQNSVVVATNLYERIDEEWKIIHHHGSPLME, encoded by the coding sequence ATGCTCGAGCAACGTATAGAAGAAGTGACCCATGCCAATGATGTGTTTTATCGGTCTTTTGAGAATCTGGATATTTCTGCCATGGATGGAATTTGGGCACATCAAGAATACGTGACCTGCATTCATCCTGGGTGGAGCATTCGAGTTGGATGGCCAGCAGTTCGGGATTCATGGGTCGTCATTTTTAATAATACCTTCTCGATGAAGTTTGATTTAACAGAGTTACAGGTACAGGTTGCTGCGGATGTGGCTTGGGTGATCTGCACGGAAAATATCACCAGCCGTGTAGGGGAGTCTGATCAGAATAGCGTCGTGGTGGCTACGAATCTCTATGAGCGGATCGACGAAGAGTGGAAGATCATTCATCATCATGGGTCGCCGTTGATGGAATGA
- a CDS encoding aminomethyltransferase family protein, with product MKQSPLHSRHQAQGAHFQSLGDWEMPEYYGQAIEEHMAVRQGVGVADLSDRGLNRITGEDRVSWLQNLISNDIRPLNAGQGLPSAFMDHKGKMLAYFRVLFLEDSILLEDLGEVGETTYQHLKKFLLFGTKAKMENCLESWGILLVSGPSAPALIREAFSVDMADAKPFTIHTGNMDGTPVLLLKAEETGEQDIEILVPHSELLNVWDRIWSVGQRFSLRAVGRKALESLRLEAGLPKVGPDINDRIVPPEANLEGKAFSLTKGCYPGQEVVARMDTYGSVKRRLVGLTLDLPDNQLPEPGAKLFSGDRAVGWLSSVAYSPVLKKPLAFGFPLRDFMKPGTALTVEVGDHRFPATVHSLPFPYK from the coding sequence ATGAAGCAATCTCCCCTCCATTCTCGACATCAAGCCCAAGGGGCACACTTCCAATCATTGGGAGATTGGGAGATGCCTGAATATTACGGACAGGCCATTGAGGAACACATGGCCGTTCGACAAGGCGTCGGCGTGGCTGACCTCTCTGACCGGGGACTCAACCGTATCACGGGCGAGGACCGCGTCTCCTGGCTTCAGAATCTCATCAGTAACGATATTCGCCCGTTGAATGCCGGCCAGGGGCTCCCTTCCGCATTCATGGATCACAAAGGGAAAATGTTGGCCTATTTTCGCGTTCTGTTCCTAGAAGATTCGATTCTGCTCGAAGATCTCGGCGAAGTGGGTGAGACCACGTATCAACACCTGAAAAAATTTCTGTTGTTTGGAACGAAAGCGAAGATGGAAAACTGCCTCGAATCATGGGGGATTCTTCTGGTATCCGGACCATCAGCCCCTGCCCTGATCAGGGAAGCGTTTTCCGTCGATATGGCTGACGCCAAGCCATTCACGATTCATACCGGCAATATGGATGGAACACCGGTCCTGCTGCTCAAGGCGGAGGAGACTGGAGAGCAAGACATTGAAATCCTTGTGCCTCATTCTGAACTGCTTAACGTCTGGGATCGAATCTGGTCGGTAGGCCAACGATTTTCCTTGCGGGCAGTAGGCCGCAAGGCATTAGAATCATTACGCCTCGAGGCTGGCCTCCCCAAAGTCGGACCCGATATCAACGACCGTATCGTTCCTCCGGAAGCTAACCTGGAAGGAAAAGCCTTTAGCCTGACCAAGGGGTGCTACCCAGGCCAGGAAGTAGTGGCACGTATGGATACCTATGGGTCGGTCAAACGTCGGCTGGTTGGCCTTACGCTCGACCTTCCAGACAATCAGCTCCCAGAACCAGGAGCCAAACTCTTTAGTGGCGATCGGGCAGTTGGATGGCTTTCGAGCGTCGCCTACTCCCCTGTGTTGAAGAAACCACTAGCCTTCGGCTTTCCCTTACGAGACTTCATGAAACCCGGCACTGCTCTCACAGTGGAAGTTGGAGACCATCGATTTCCGGCAACCGTTCACTCGCTCCCATTCCCCTACAAGTAA
- a CDS encoding histidine kinase: MSDAKTLLVGVSDIFFYTKIRDAFLPQGYALQRVKNQDDWSTKLQSLQPHAVILNMNDERLDAPSALRLLKETEAYSHIPVLAFANHEEVETWKRAKEMGINKIVSRNEFSARTLALLEELTVNSTSS, from the coding sequence ATGAGCGATGCAAAAACCCTTCTGGTCGGAGTCAGTGATATTTTCTTCTACACCAAAATCCGTGATGCCTTTTTACCGCAGGGATACGCCCTTCAACGGGTGAAAAACCAGGATGACTGGTCAACCAAGCTTCAGTCCCTACAACCCCATGCCGTCATCCTCAACATGAACGATGAACGGCTGGACGCTCCCTCTGCTCTCCGCCTGCTCAAAGAAACGGAGGCTTACAGCCATATTCCTGTCCTGGCGTTCGCCAATCATGAGGAAGTGGAAACATGGAAGCGCGCCAAAGAAATGGGCATTAACAAAATCGTTTCACGAAACGAGTTTTCCGCCAGAACTCTGGCCCTGCTCGAAGAGCTAACCGTCAACTCGACATCATCCTGA
- a CDS encoding tetratricopeptide repeat protein: MDLQDFLQQGSGTEEEKILAWNLFQQAYELQRKGQLDEAVKLYKQSIDASPTAEAYTFLGWTYSFMGQLNEAIEECHRAINCDPDFGNPYNDIGAYLIELNQLDEAIPWFEKAMNAKRYENPAFPHMNIGRVYEKKGDWDKAIEAYKQATTLDPEYTAAKRAMMRLITLMN, encoded by the coding sequence ATGGACTTGCAGGACTTCCTGCAACAGGGCAGCGGTACGGAAGAGGAGAAGATTTTAGCGTGGAATCTTTTTCAGCAAGCCTATGAACTGCAGCGTAAGGGGCAACTCGACGAAGCAGTAAAACTCTACAAACAATCCATCGACGCCTCTCCGACAGCCGAAGCCTACACGTTCCTCGGTTGGACGTACAGTTTTATGGGACAATTAAATGAAGCGATAGAGGAATGTCACCGGGCGATTAATTGCGATCCTGACTTTGGCAACCCATACAATGATATCGGGGCGTATTTGATCGAACTCAATCAATTAGACGAAGCCATTCCCTGGTTTGAAAAAGCCATGAATGCGAAACGCTATGAGAACCCCGCTTTTCCTCATATGAACATCGGCCGCGTGTATGAGAAAAAAGGTGACTGGGACAAAGCGATCGAGGCGTACAAACAAGCCACGACGCTGGACCCCGAATATACCGCAGCCAAACGGGCCATGATGCGATTGATCACGCTAATGAACTAG
- a CDS encoding sulfide-dependent adenosine diphosphate thiazole synthase: protein MSRQQIAPLRERDVTRHIAREFYREFDQLIESDVIIVGAGPSGLLCARDLASHGIRTLLLEQSLALGGGFWSGGYLMNKATICRPADAILEELGIPCKPVQECDGMTIVDPPHATARLIAAAYEAGAKIMNLTRVLDLIVREEGQLGGVVVNNTTAEMAGHDIIHVDPIALESQIVIDATGHDAVVVDLLHRRNLYKNVPGNGAMWIAKSEVLVVENTREVYPNCFVTGLAVAAVDGTPRMGPAFGSMILSGRKAAELVRKKLKGE from the coding sequence ATGAGCAGACAACAGATAGCTCCCTTACGTGAACGAGACGTCACTCGTCACATCGCACGGGAGTTTTATAGAGAGTTTGATCAACTAATCGAGAGTGACGTGATTATCGTGGGCGCCGGCCCCTCCGGCCTCTTATGCGCAAGAGACCTCGCATCACATGGCATCCGGACCTTGCTTCTCGAGCAAAGCCTGGCGTTGGGTGGAGGATTTTGGTCCGGTGGCTATCTGATGAATAAAGCCACGATTTGTCGCCCGGCGGACGCGATCCTGGAGGAACTCGGCATCCCGTGCAAACCCGTTCAGGAATGCGATGGAATGACGATCGTCGATCCGCCACATGCCACCGCTCGCTTGATTGCGGCAGCCTATGAAGCCGGCGCGAAAATCATGAACTTAACCCGCGTGCTCGACTTGATCGTCCGCGAAGAAGGCCAACTTGGTGGGGTCGTCGTCAATAATACCACTGCTGAAATGGCTGGCCATGACATTATCCACGTAGACCCGATTGCCTTGGAAAGCCAAATCGTCATCGACGCCACAGGGCATGACGCGGTCGTGGTCGATCTGCTTCATCGTCGTAATCTCTACAAAAACGTCCCGGGCAATGGCGCCATGTGGATCGCCAAATCCGAAGTCCTCGTCGTGGAAAACACTCGAGAAGTCTACCCGAACTGTTTCGTCACCGGATTGGCGGTCGCGGCGGTGGACGGCACGCCACGGATGGGGCCGGCCTTCGGCTCGATGATTTTATCAGGAAGGAAGGCCGCAGAACTTGTTCGAAAAAAACTGAAAGGTGAATAA